The Candidatus Bathyarchaeota archaeon genome includes a region encoding these proteins:
- a CDS encoding glycerophosphodiester phosphodiesterase: protein MTNVSELLSMQPFAVVAHRGASGYEPENTLRALKRAIEMGADMVEVDVRLSKDGVPVIIHDETLDRTTDGSGKVADYTADQLRMFDAGSGEKIPLLSEVLDFVKGKVGLLLELKEVETSKPALKMVEEKNMVNQVMFISFHREALEEIAQIRLDTFRGLIYARSGDHLVVAKRMRCLAVAPYYRLATTKAISFAHRLGLKVNVWTIDDLKTARIMAERGVDSITTNKPDLMISLREELSKG, encoded by the coding sequence TTGACCAATGTATCGGAGCTTCTATCCATGCAGCCTTTCGCCGTAGTAGCCCATAGAGGCGCGAGCGGATACGAGCCTGAGAACACGCTCAGAGCCCTAAAGAGGGCTATCGAGATGGGAGCCGACATGGTTGAGGTCGATGTCAGATTATCCAAAGACGGAGTGCCGGTCATCATACACGACGAGACATTGGATAGAACGACTGACGGGAGCGGTAAGGTGGCAGATTACACGGCTGACCAGCTTAGAATGTTCGACGCCGGGTCGGGTGAGAAGATACCCCTTCTATCAGAGGTATTGGACTTCGTGAAGGGGAAAGTGGGTTTACTACTCGAGCTTAAGGAGGTAGAGACCTCCAAGCCCGCTCTGAAAATGGTCGAGGAGAAGAATATGGTAAACCAGGTGATGTTCATATCCTTCCATAGAGAAGCCTTAGAGGAAATCGCCCAGATCCGTCTAGACACGTTCAGAGGCCTGATCTATGCAAGGTCTGGAGACCACTTGGTCGTGGCTAAACGTATGCGATGCTTAGCCGTGGCACCCTACTACAGGCTCGCCACCACCAAGGCCATAAGCTTCGCTCATAGACTCGGGCTTAAAGTGAACGTTTGGACTATAGACGACTTAAAGACCGCTAGGATCATGGCCGAGAGAGGCGTGGATTCGATAACGACGAACAAACCCGATTTGATGATATCGCTGAGAGAAGAGTTATCCAAGGGCTAA